A stretch of Tissierellales bacterium DNA encodes these proteins:
- a CDS encoding helix-turn-helix transcriptional regulator: MEVVNFIRKLREEKGISQTKMAKDLQVTRQTIHAIENNKYNPSLKLALKLIAYFDVTIEEIFILKEED; the protein is encoded by the coding sequence ATGGAGGTAGTGAATTTTATTAGGAAATTACGGGAGGAAAAAGGCATTAGCCAAACAAAAATGGCAAAAGACTTGCAGGTTACTAGGCAGACTATCCATGCCATTGAAAATAATAAGTATAATCCAAGTTTAAAACTGGCTCTCAAATTAATTGCTTACTTTGATGTGACTATTGAGGAAATATTTATTTTAAAGGAGGAAGATTAA